A window of Microbacterium lushaniae genomic DNA:
GGTCGGCCCGCGCTGGCCCTGGTACCGGTTGCCGTACGGTCCCGAGCCGTAGGGGTTCTCGGCGGGCGAGGACAGCCGGAAGAAGCACAGCTGGCCGATCTTCATGCCCGGCCACAGCTTGATGGGCAGCGTCGCGACGTTGGAGAGCTCGAGGGTGACGTGGCCGGAGAAACCGGGGTCGATGAATCCGGCGGTCGAGTGCGTGAGGAGTCCGAGCCGGCCGAGGGACGACTTCCCCTCCAGGCGCGCGGCGACGTCGTCGGGCAGCGTGATCTGCTCGTACGTCGATCCGAGCGCGAACTCGCCCGGGTGCAGGATGAACGGCTCGTCCGGGGCGACCTCGATGAGGCGCGTGAGCTCGGGCTGGTCCTCGGCCGGGTCGATGAAGGGGTACTTGTGGTTGTCGAAGAGGCGGAAGTAGCGGTCCAGGCGCACGTCGACGCTGGACGGCTGCACCATGGCGCCGTCGGATGGGGCGAGTCCGATCCGTCCGGAGTCGAGTTCGCGGATGATGTCACGGTCGGAGAGCAGCACGCGCCCAGCCTAGGGCCGCCCGCCCCCGCCCCGCGCGCCCGTCCGCCTCGCGTGCGCCCGCCGCGTCCGCGCCGCCCGCGCGCGCCCGCCGTCCGTCCGCCCGCCGCCGCCGCCGTCCGTCCGCCCGCGCGCCGCCGCCGTCCGTCCGCACGCCGCCGCCGTCCGCCCGCGTCCGTCCGCCCGCGTCGTCCGGCGTGCCCCGCCCCGACCGCGTGCCCCCGCCCCGACCGCGTGCCCCCGCCCCGACCGCGTGCCGCCGTCCCGACCGCGTGCCGCGCCCCGACCCCCGCCCCCACCGCGAGACCGCACACCACCGGCGAGACCGCGACATCATGTCGCGGTCTCGTCAGCAGGATGCAGTCTCGCGGTGGGACGACGTGGATCCGCTGTTATGCTGGCGAGGCGCCGAAAGGCCGCGGGGCTGTAGTTCAATGGCAGAACTTCTGCTTCCCAAGCAGATAGCGCGGGTTCGATTCCCGTCAGCCCCTCCATCTGTCACTTCCAGAGGTAAACCGGACTTTCCAGAGTTACCTCGGACTGAGGGCTCCGGGCCTCCTGGGCCCCCGGGCTGGGATCCTTAGTGTGAGTTCTCAAGCAGGATGAGACTTTCTCGCGGTTCCTGAGACAAATCCACGCCGCGTCGCCTCGCCTCGTCCGGCTAGATGTCGCGGCGATGTCTACGGATGATTCCGCCATAACCGAGTCAACCTGCGGGTTCGCTAACATGACGACCCGCTCCGCACTACGCTCACGGCGTGAGCTATCGGACGATTCGCGATCTCGTGGACAGCATGACCCGTCGAGCGATCTCCGAGGCAGAAGCAATACAGCGCTTTGACACGGGTGTCCGCGTCGGAGTGGAAACCGTCATCACGAACGCGACAAACGACGAGTCCGTGACCCGTGCGGTGGCCGCGCTCGATACGCACCGGAACTTGGCGCCCAATGAACGGATGACACACGCGCTCTTCGCCGCGTTCGGTGGCCGGCTCGCTCAGAACCAGGACGGGTCGTACGACGTAGTCCCCCTGGAAGATGGCTAAGCGAACAACTGCCGGAGCTGCCCCAAGCCCGCCTCCCGAAACTCAGTTCGCCAGCCCGCTAGAGTCCGTGGACGGCCCGGAACATCCCTCGCTCGTCACGCTCGATCCGCCCGGTGTCGAGTCCCCGCTGTAGGCCCGCAGCCAGACGCGCTGAGACGCCCTCTGTAAGGCGCTTGCCACCAAATAGCGCCAGCGCCTGTCGCTTGAGCTCATCCTCGCTCATACCGCCACCCAACTCGGCCACCACAGCCATCGCGTTCGCGATCTCCACGAGAGGCACATGGTCCAGGTTTCGCCCGTCGCCCGGCTGGCTGCGGCGGACATCGCGCCAAGCGAGCGGATCAATACCCGCTGGCCAAGCGCACCACTGATCAGAGAGGCGCACATACTCGGGAGGCAGGCATCGAAGGATCGCCTCTGCACGTGCTGGGGCGAGGCGATTCAAGCCGAAGGATTCCGCCGCAAGGCGGGCGAGCCGCGTCTTGTGGATGGGCCCCTCCTTCTGAATGATCTCCCCCAGGACAGAGCGCACCTGGTCTGCGGCGACTGCGCCCGGCAAGCGGTCGAGTGTCTCCTTGGTCCCGAATCGCTTGGGTTCCCACTCGGTGTATTGGCGCAGGCGAGGATGCCGGAGTACGGCTCCTGTGGGCCCACTTGCGACCTGAGTGGGCTTCGCGCGGAGCGTCATCGGATCCTCTGCATGCGCCGGGATGGAAGACTCTGCCGGGCGAATCACTGTGGACGACGCGGGAGTGGGCGCCGCAGTCTTCGCCCTTCTCAGAGTTGCGCCCGCGTTCACCACGGCGGTCGTCAGACGCGCGAGCGTTTCGTCCCGCTGTTGGAGCCACTCCGGGAGCCACACCCGTTCGACGCCGGGCCACTTCATGAGTCCCTTCAACACCTCGACGGGGAGCCCGTCCCGGTCTGCGACGGTGCGGCGCGCACGCCAGCTCTCACCGTCGAGAAGGACCGCGACAAGAGGCTGATCAGGCTCGGCCGCGTCGGCGATCGAGATGTCGACCCGGAACTCCGACAGCCCGATATCGGTTTGAACCGCGAACCCCCGGTAGCGCAGTTCGTCGGCGATCTCGTCTCGATGACGGTCGATCAGGCGTTCTCGATGTGCGCTGTCCGTTGTCGATTCGACGCCGGATCCGGCGAGCTCCAGGTATCCCTTCAGGTGTTTGATTCCGACAGACGCCGTCTCTTCGGCACGCAGCTCGGACGGGTCGAAGCTTGCGAACAGGATCACTTGGCGGCGGGCACGGGTGATCGCGACGTTGAGTCGCCGTTCTCCGCCGGCGCGGGACAGCGGCCCGAAGTTGAGCGGGATGATGCCCCGGTCGTTCGCGCTGAAGGCGACGGAGAACAGAATCGTGTCACGTTCATCGCCCTGCACGTTCTCGAGGTTCTTCACGAAGAGGCCGTCTCTTTCATCGAGCGCCTGTGCGATCCTGGCGTCCGGCGCCTCTCGGAGGAGGGTCTCGATCAGCGCGCGCTGTTGAGCGTTGAAGGTGATGATTCCGAGTGATGGCGTCTCATCCTTAGACGCGTTGAAACGCTGCGCGACTTCCCGAACGATCGCTTCAGCCTCAGCGCGGTTTGTCCGAAGTTCCTTCCCTCGCCCGGAACGGTTGAACCGCCCGTCGACTCGAACGAGGGAAATCCCGTGGTCAGTGTTGCCAGCGGATCCAGTCACAGGCCACGGCGCGGGGAACGATGAGAGCCGACTGTCGTAGTACGCATGGTTGCTGAAGGTGATGAGCGCCTCGTCCTGGCTGCGGTAATGCCACGACAGCCACTGACGCGGGACGCGTGCCTGCACGCACTCGGTCAGAATTGACTCCTCGTCTGCAACAGTGTCGGCGACGGAAGAAGCATCGGCATCGATGTCGCCGCTCGCCTCGGCGAAGCTGGAGGGCGGCATCTGCTTGCTGTCCCCGACGACCACGACCGATGCCCCGCGGCCCATCGCCCCCACCGCATCCGCCACTCGGATCTGGGAGGCTTCATCGAAGACGACGATGTCGAACATCTTCGCCTTCGCGGGGAAGAAACGGGCCACCGATTCGGGGCTCATGAGGACACAAGGCGCGATCTGCGTGATGAGGTCGCCATAGTGCTTGAAGAGCGAGCGGACGCTCATGCCGCCGCGTTGCCGGGCTAGCTGGCGCTTCAGCTCACCCATCATTCCGCCCTCGTAGGCGGGGTCGATCCGACGCCTCGCCATGATCTCGGCTGGAATCCACTTGGGCAGAGCATTGCGGATGGCTGCAGCACTCGACGTGAACCGGTCGATGGATCGGTTATGAGCGTGAACGTCGAAAGCGGCCATCGCCTGCGAGTCTGCGCGTTCCGCAATGGAGGCCAGAGCGATGCCCTTGTCGAATGCGAGCGTGGCGAGATCCGCGGGGACCGCGCCCGTGAGGAGCGCGGCATGGGCGTCCGACAAACCGAAGCGAAGCAGGGGTTCAAGATTACGTTGGAAAGCGATCCACCGGTCGAGGGAGACCGGCTCCGTCGTCACGAGATTGCGGGCGCCTGCGGTGACTCGCCACGCTTCGAAGAACGGCTTGTCACCGGCCCAAGCGGAGAAGACCCCCGCACCATCGGCCAGGGAATCCGCGATGCCACTCGTACCCGCGAGAGCGCGCCATGCCGTCGCCAGCCGGCCGAGTGCTGCTGCGAGGTCTGGATCAGCGGGAGTCCCCGAGTAGTACCTGCGGAGCGCAGATCGAAGCTCGGCGCTATCCCCGCCTGCCGCCAGCTGAGAGCCCAGCCACGCAGCCCACTCGAGAGTGGTCTTCGCATGCTCAATACCCTCGCGAAGGTACGGGTTCCATTGGGGCGAAACCAGTGGGAGCGGAAGTGCGGACAGCGCGGAGCGGAGCGAGTCGACCTCGTCTGCGGCCCGGACGACCTCGGCTGTCAGCGGTGTCACCTCGCGGGCGGGGAAGCTCCGGGCGTCGGTTCGCAGCGCCGGGCCGAACCCGGCGAGCGCCGCGCGCTGCCGCTTGCGGCGACCGAAGAACCCCGAAGCGTCGGCTGCGACCGCCGATTGATACACCGCACGGACATCCCCATCGAGCGCTTCGGGTCCTACCGATGCGAACCAAGTGCGCTCGACGTTGCTCGCGTTGAGCCGTCCCTGCAGGGCGGTGATCTCTCCAGCCGTGTTGCGGGCGTGGACATCGTCGATGGCGTCGAGCGGGTACCGCGGCGCCTTCGCCAGTGAAGCCCAGCGATCGAGATGAGCCGGTGTCGATGCGTGGGTCAGCAGCTCCATATCAGCTTGACGAGCAAGGACGTCGGAGAGGGCAGCGTCGAACTCACGCGCGGCGGAGTGGAGCGCCTTTGTATCGATCGGGTTGACCGCCGTCGCCGTCACGAAGCCCCACGGATGCAGCGGAGCGGGGTGAGCGAGATCTGCCGTCTCGGGAAGCGTGCGCAGGGTGTCACGCAGGCTTTCGAATTGCTCTTCAGACGTTGCCGCGACGAGCGTCGCGGGGATCGCTAGCGCCTCGATACCTCCGGCCGACGCGAGCAGTTGCGCACGCGCGGAGTACATCGAGAGGCCAGCGGCATTAGGTTCGTGCAGTCGCTGGGCGTAGCGCTTGAGCGATCCGCGACTGGTCGCCGCTGTCTCCCTGTCTGCTTTGAGTGCGGCTCCATCCGGTCGGGCGACGGCATCGATCGCGGCGCGGATCTGAGCCCGCATGGCCGCGGGCCGTGCCCCCTTGTCGTGCAGGTCGAGCGAGAAGGGGCCGAGCCCCACCGCGTCCAGCCTGCTCTTGACGACGTCGAGGGCCGCCCGCTTCTCAGCGACGAACAGCACGCGCTTGCCGTTCGCGAGGGAATGCGCCAGCAAGTTGGTGATCGTCTGCGATTTCCCGGTTCCTGGCGGCCCCTCGAGAACGAACGTGCGGCCCGCTTCAGCCTCGGCAACCGCTTGCAGCTGCG
This region includes:
- a CDS encoding DUF4011 domain-containing protein → MSAFDARAQIEKALIILSDGLEPHVASRFHELAPSVADWTDIIRHKDNQAGRAYARYNPRDLSLILRAFTESFGSIGYPFASLLNRQAQNCASELRNVRNKRAHNEEFSTAETYRALDCAEILLRALQAGEPAGRMDELKTAVIAAMAAESRVSFGGQQSQVEATTGDVRGSGEDAHASKSDVDPPVFAELIPMVPRATAHISVSSLPILSYAHARNSIAIVDEVTIDYRGEEMRGASVEVEAICRLGSLGDPKVVIVDLDGTRPVTLRNADLVLDPARMLTVEHPTQGVVRVTLRDAAGAVITYQDAEVEVLAANQWRANPPQLGVELLASFVQPNSPAIAPLLVQASDLLQAKTGNPDLDGYQQVSRERVDAIVEAIYESMRARDIRYAEPPASWGLEGQKVRTPAEVLEGRLGTCLDTTVTLAAALEEAGINSTLWLTSGHIFLGYWRDDASLDGPAQMDAAEAVNYVGIGQIEVVETTFLTGGATSKPFADARRHHHTTTLAGDASAVLGITDVKQARLARIYPLPSRVVGEAGDVQVVEYAIAPTPAALHYTPSADAIAGGVARDVPPRVAQWKNALLDLSLRNRLINYGDKSGYPVAVPQPSLAAFEDMVNNGTAVTLVPNDRIPTVDGSRGIRYGQDLPETARAGMLAERKQVFVGVTEATYVPRLRALAYKARTIVEETGANNLYLAFGMLRWTFNDRELRSPLVLIPVTLESVGGGKTFRLRVDEAGESTPNYCLLEKLRLSFGLIIPGLANPAKDESGIDLPAAFAATRQALAAARLSFTVEDTVDLSILQFAKYRLWKDLDENWTEFAGNPLVNHLIQTPTAEFVDPVPEQPDVDLDALSNAVPVPADSSQLQAVAEAEAGRTFVLEGPPGTGKSQTITNLLAHSLANGKRVLFVAEKRAALDVVKSRLDAVGLGPFSLDLHDKGARPAAMRAQIRAAIDAVARPDGAALKADRETAATSRGSLKRYAQRLHEPNAAGLSMYSARAQLLASAGGIEALAIPATLVAATSEEQFESLRDTLRTLPETADLAHPAPLHPWGFVTATAVNPIDTKALHSAAREFDAALSDVLARQADMELLTHASTPAHLDRWASLAKAPRYPLDAIDDVHARNTAGEITALQGRLNASNVERTWFASVGPEALDGDVRAVYQSAVAADASGFFGRRKRQRAALAGFGPALRTDARSFPAREVTPLTAEVVRAADEVDSLRSALSALPLPLVSPQWNPYLREGIEHAKTTLEWAAWLGSQLAAGGDSAELRSALRRYYSGTPADPDLAAALGRLATAWRALAGTSGIADSLADGAGVFSAWAGDKPFFEAWRVTAGARNLVTTEPVSLDRWIAFQRNLEPLLRFGLSDAHAALLTGAVPADLATLAFDKGIALASIAERADSQAMAAFDVHAHNRSIDRFTSSAAAIRNALPKWIPAEIMARRRIDPAYEGGMMGELKRQLARQRGGMSVRSLFKHYGDLITQIAPCVLMSPESVARFFPAKAKMFDIVVFDEASQIRVADAVGAMGRGASVVVVGDSKQMPPSSFAEASGDIDADASSVADTVADEESILTECVQARVPRQWLSWHYRSQDEALITFSNHAYYDSRLSSFPAPWPVTGSAGNTDHGISLVRVDGRFNRSGRGKELRTNRAEAEAIVREVAQRFNASKDETPSLGIITFNAQQRALIETLLREAPDARIAQALDERDGLFVKNLENVQGDERDTILFSVAFSANDRGIIPLNFGPLSRAGGERRLNVAITRARRQVILFASFDPSELRAEETASVGIKHLKGYLELAGSGVESTTDSAHRERLIDRHRDEIADELRYRGFAVQTDIGLSEFRVDISIADAAEPDQPLVAVLLDGESWRARRTVADRDGLPVEVLKGLMKWPGVERVWLPEWLQQRDETLARLTTAVVNAGATLRRAKTAAPTPASSTVIRPAESSIPAHAEDPMTLRAKPTQVASGPTGAVLRHPRLRQYTEWEPKRFGTKETLDRLPGAVAADQVRSVLGEIIQKEGPIHKTRLARLAAESFGLNRLAPARAEAILRCLPPEYVRLSDQWCAWPAGIDPLAWRDVRRSQPGDGRNLDHVPLVEIANAMAVVAELGGGMSEDELKRQALALFGGKRLTEGVSARLAAGLQRGLDTGRIERDERGMFRAVHGL
- the dcd gene encoding dCTP deaminase; translated protein: MLLSDRDIIRELDSGRIGLAPSDGAMVQPSSVDVRLDRYFRLFDNHKYPFIDPAEDQPELTRLIEVAPDEPFILHPGEFALGSTYEQITLPDDVAARLEGKSSLGRLGLLTHSTAGFIDPGFSGHVTLELSNVATLPIKLWPGMKIGQLCFFRLSSPAENPYGSGPYGNRYQGQRGPTASRSFMNFHRTDVGVSDAGSRGR